From a region of the Haloferax volcanii DS2 genome:
- a CDS encoding sulfurtransferase yields the protein MVDVVSPTWLADRLDDVRVVDVRDGWEFDGIGHLPGAVSIPFDEFRSADGDVGMLPGRDAWTDLLSGAGVAADDDVVAYDDTHGVFAARFLVTALLYGHDPDRLHLLDGDFSAWNRERETTTEASEVAGTVYEITEPAETPLVDFEAVEAALDDPETVIVDTRDPAEYDEGHLPGAVNLDWRELVDDETRGLKPRDELDAILDAVGVTPDRRVVLYCNTARRISHTYVVLSHLGYDDVAFYEGSLTEWEERDGAVVEG from the coding sequence ATGGTAGACGTGGTCTCTCCGACGTGGCTCGCGGACCGACTCGACGACGTGCGCGTGGTGGACGTGCGCGACGGCTGGGAGTTCGACGGCATCGGACACCTCCCCGGCGCGGTGTCGATACCCTTCGACGAGTTCCGAAGCGCCGACGGCGACGTGGGGATGCTTCCCGGCCGCGACGCGTGGACCGACCTCCTGTCGGGCGCGGGCGTCGCGGCCGACGACGACGTGGTCGCCTACGACGACACCCACGGCGTCTTCGCCGCGCGCTTTCTCGTGACCGCGCTCCTCTACGGCCACGACCCCGACAGGCTCCACCTCCTCGACGGCGACTTCAGCGCGTGGAACCGCGAGCGCGAGACGACGACCGAGGCGAGCGAGGTCGCGGGAACGGTCTACGAGATAACCGAGCCGGCCGAGACGCCGCTCGTGGATTTCGAGGCCGTCGAGGCCGCGCTCGACGACCCCGAGACCGTCATCGTGGACACCCGCGACCCCGCGGAGTATGACGAGGGGCACCTCCCCGGCGCGGTCAACCTCGACTGGCGCGAACTCGTCGACGACGAGACGCGCGGGCTGAAACCGCGGGACGAACTCGACGCGATTCTGGACGCCGTGGGCGTCACCCCGGACCGGCGGGTCGTCCTCTACTGCAACACCGCCCGGCGCATCAGCCACACCTACGTCGTGCTCTCTCACCTCGGCTACGACGACGTGGCGTTCTACGAGGGCAGCCTCACCGAGTGGGAGGAGCGCGACGGCGCGGTCGTCGAGGGCTGA